The Paenibacillus uliginis N3/975 genome has a window encoding:
- a CDS encoding AbiJ-NTD4 domain-containing protein, with protein MIKQNFSERNGYTSKQIQFENVDSALRNRIWNIFLFENQYLLNPSTRSSSLEIIEEILDIFGLTYEYPKDWYARGNNMKKLESLFSKKEWHFVYDFIEVYLEKESEKSKSNANNLAREFIRVLEEEKSGYRIVKRLVVPITNKSELRSIEQSTNTKYDSVNTHMSKALSLYSRRKNPDYENSIKESISAIESLCCIITDNNKATLGDALKKMDERGLKLHGALKSALTQLYGYTSDQNGIRHAGIDFAGASTEDAKYMLVSCSGFVNYIVEKWEKNNNQ; from the coding sequence ATGATAAAGCAAAATTTCTCGGAACGAAATGGATATACCAGTAAACAAATTCAATTTGAAAATGTTGATTCTGCACTTAGAAACAGGATTTGGAATATATTTCTTTTTGAAAATCAATATCTATTGAACCCTTCTACAAGAAGCTCGAGTTTGGAAATCATCGAGGAAATTTTAGATATTTTTGGGCTGACGTATGAGTATCCGAAAGACTGGTACGCACGTGGAAATAATATGAAAAAATTAGAGAGTCTCTTTTCGAAAAAGGAGTGGCACTTCGTTTATGATTTTATTGAGGTTTATTTAGAAAAGGAATCTGAAAAAAGTAAATCCAATGCAAACAATCTCGCAAGGGAATTTATTCGAGTGTTAGAAGAAGAAAAGTCTGGATATCGCATTGTAAAAAGATTGGTTGTTCCAATAACAAACAAATCTGAATTAAGATCTATTGAACAATCAACTAACACAAAATATGATTCTGTAAACACTCATATGTCAAAAGCTCTTTCTTTGTATTCGAGGCGTAAAAATCCCGATTACGAGAATTCTATTAAAGAATCAATCAGCGCAATTGAGTCACTTTGCTGCATCATTACAGATAATAATAAAGCTACTTTGGGGGATGCTCTAAAAAAAATGGATGAGCGTGGATTAAAATTGCATGGTGCGCTAAAATCAGCTCTAACTCAGCTTTATGGATATACTTCCGATCAAAACGGTATCCGTCATGCAGGCATTGACTTTGCAGGGGCATCTACAGAAGATGCAAAATATATGTTGGTGTCTTGTTCTGGATTTGTAAATTATATTGTTGAGAAATGGGAGAAGAATAATAATCAATAA
- a CDS encoding zinc ribbon domain-containing protein: MGTHEKLKTPEEHEAIMERLLKNRMLNPNSRRSIFPLSGLLYCEKCGSRMRFRVGENKKQGQYWSALCYHQYKDGSKCEQRGKVMDVDFFNALYDRIIHVDPNILREIELHGSRYNDPQIIIEVKVQELKKQKRALDKLHESYEEDMITKQVFLERKAVRSRQIQRLEEELKDLRKVVIDERNYPTVKQIYERVGQFRELWSASVTSEEKNRALKKLVERIVYNREGNRVELTVCYK; this comes from the coding sequence ATGGGAACACATGAAAAGCTGAAAACGCCGGAAGAACATGAAGCGATTATGGAACGGCTGCTTAAGAACAGAATGCTGAACCCGAATTCCAGGAGGAGCATTTTTCCGTTGTCAGGCTTGTTGTATTGTGAAAAGTGTGGTTCACGGATGAGATTCCGAGTAGGTGAGAATAAGAAGCAAGGGCAGTATTGGAGTGCATTGTGCTATCACCAGTATAAAGATGGCAGCAAATGTGAGCAGCGTGGCAAGGTAATGGATGTTGATTTTTTCAATGCTCTGTATGATCGGATTATCCATGTTGATCCGAATATTTTACGGGAGATTGAACTGCATGGAAGTAGGTACAATGATCCACAGATCATTATCGAGGTCAAAGTGCAGGAATTGAAAAAGCAGAAGAGGGCATTGGACAAGCTGCATGAATCGTATGAAGAGGACATGATTACGAAACAAGTATTCTTGGAACGAAAGGCCGTTCGATCAAGGCAGATACAGAGGTTAGAGGAAGAGTTGAAGGATTTGCGAAAAGTTGTAATAGATGAAAGAAATTATCCGACCGTAAAGCAGATATATGAGCGGGTAGGGCAGTTTAGGGAGTTATGGAGCGCTTCGGTGACGAGTGAAGAGAAGAATCGGGCTTTGAAAAAGCTGGTGGAGCGGATTGTGTATAATCGGGAAGGAAATCGGGTGGAGTTGACGGTTTGTTATAAATAA
- a CDS encoding recombinase family protein, with translation MVNLKTFSRSIGIPFWPLVENRNWTYRLYEEVTSVFARIEYKTIKRRMKQGKEAGAKKGRWTNGKPPFPYYYDKNTRSVLVDETKRSIYRAIVEKYLNGTNLGHIAIWLTDNKIPTPYNIKPDGKNKGWSNITVQRLLAGLHHLWQNPFQAWSGGACTRRRAD, from the coding sequence ATGGTGAATTTGAAGACGTTCTCTCGAAGCATAGGGATACCCTTCTGGCCTCTGGTGGAGAATCGGAATTGGACCTATAGGTTATATGAAGAAGTGACCTCTGTTTTTGCCCGAATAGAGTACAAAACGATTAAGCGAAGAATGAAGCAGGGGAAAGAGGCAGGAGCCAAGAAAGGCAGGTGGACAAACGGAAAGCCACCGTTTCCTTACTACTACGATAAGAACACAAGGTCGGTATTGGTGGATGAAACAAAGCGTTCAATTTATCGAGCGATTGTTGAAAAGTATTTGAATGGAACAAACCTTGGTCATATCGCCATTTGGTTGACGGATAACAAGATACCCACGCCATACAACATTAAGCCGGATGGAAAGAACAAGGGCTGGTCAAATATTACGGTTCAACGGTTGCTGGCAGGGTTACATCACTTATGGCAAAACCCGTTCCAAGCGTGGTCAGGTGGAGCTTGTACCCGAAGAAGAGCGGATTAA
- a CDS encoding CPBP family intramembrane glutamic endopeptidase yields MTYKIKFMEGQMTVSILVSSIMQVVLVNVIPILCWLKFGRKKQSFLKWIGLKIPKINNRMCFFTFLILGFILFSALGVMILLYFTNKSDIAASQFYGVGISGIIAALLYAFVQTGLSEEMLFRGFIGKRAISAFGFVVGNTIQALLFGCLHGVMFYLNTGILNATIITIFTAIIGWVMGYINEKLSDGSIIPSWILHGSANLFSAFIMMFNIL; encoded by the coding sequence ATGACTTATAAAATCAAGTTTATGGAGGGGCAGATGACTGTTTCGATTTTAGTTTCTTCGATCATGCAAGTAGTTCTTGTTAACGTAATCCCTATTCTATGTTGGTTAAAATTTGGGAGAAAAAAGCAGTCGTTTTTGAAGTGGATTGGGTTAAAAATCCCTAAAATAAACAATAGAATGTGCTTTTTCACCTTTTTAATTTTGGGATTTATTTTGTTTTCAGCACTTGGAGTTATGATTTTATTATACTTTACCAATAAGTCAGACATTGCAGCATCCCAATTTTATGGAGTTGGTATTTCAGGAATAATAGCAGCTTTGTTATATGCTTTTGTACAAACAGGATTATCTGAAGAAATGTTATTTAGAGGGTTTATTGGGAAAAGAGCTATTTCTGCATTTGGATTTGTTGTTGGAAACACAATTCAAGCATTATTGTTTGGCTGCTTGCACGGGGTAATGTTCTATTTAAATACTGGAATCTTAAATGCAACGATAATAACTATATTTACGGCTATAATCGGCTGGGTGATGGGTTACATTAACGAAAAGTTATCAGATGGATCGATAATCCCAAGCTGGATATTGCACGGAAGTGCAAATCTATTTTCAGCGTTCATTATGATGTTTAATATCTTGTAA
- a CDS encoding helix-turn-helix domain-containing protein, with the protein MAIILRLDRMMADRKISLNELAEKVGISNVNLSNIKTGKVSAIRFSTLDAICEVLDCQPGDILEYKKEEDVNG; encoded by the coding sequence ATGGCTATTATTTTAAGATTAGATCGTATGATGGCAGATCGAAAAATATCTTTAAATGAACTTGCAGAAAAAGTAGGAATTTCTAATGTTAATCTATCCAACATAAAAACGGGGAAAGTAAGTGCCATCCGCTTTTCCACGCTTGATGCGATCTGCGAAGTGCTGGATTGTCAGCCCGGTGATATTTTAGAATATAAAAAGGAAGAAGATGTAAACGGATAA
- a CDS encoding LCP family protein — protein sequence MSIKPKKKAIRKVMMIIYLVIIALILGVGIYVGYIYYKADAAIQRVAAPKLADDPIGNVKKESIQPMTFLLAGVDSRDGADGVMNTDVLMLVSFNPQTHSASMLSLPRDLLLKPKSLPSRKSNYYYAYYYIKDKSEAIPNTKRFFSDLLGFPIDHMVVLNFDALRQTVDALGGLEIDVDMDMKYNDSADGTHIDLKKGLQTLNGQQVLDFVRYRKSNQGTRESSDFARNDRQQQVIKQIIEKLGDFQGISQWGNVLDIIGENVKSDIPESDLQQWVYNFPKIKPNHIRSLQLESSWKSPYVYVKKEDLQQALATLRDEAGVSSESRLNLEAFGLLD from the coding sequence ATGTCTATCAAACCCAAGAAAAAAGCAATTCGTAAAGTTATGATGATCATTTACCTTGTCATAATTGCCCTGATACTTGGAGTTGGAATCTATGTGGGGTATATATATTATAAGGCGGATGCTGCGATTCAACGTGTGGCAGCTCCAAAGCTGGCTGATGATCCGATCGGTAATGTAAAGAAGGAATCGATTCAACCTATGACCTTTCTTTTGGCGGGTGTAGATAGTCGGGATGGTGCTGATGGGGTGATGAATACAGATGTTCTTATGCTTGTCAGTTTCAATCCACAAACCCATTCTGCTAGTATGTTGTCCCTGCCGCGTGATTTGTTGCTAAAACCTAAATCATTGCCTTCTCGTAAATCCAATTATTATTATGCTTATTACTATATAAAGGATAAGTCAGAGGCTATTCCTAATACAAAACGTTTTTTCTCTGATTTGCTAGGTTTTCCGATTGATCATATGGTCGTGTTGAATTTTGATGCCTTACGGCAGACCGTGGACGCGCTTGGCGGACTGGAAATCGATGTCGATATGGATATGAAATATAACGATTCCGCAGACGGAACGCATATCGATTTAAAAAAGGGGTTGCAGACTCTTAATGGTCAACAAGTGCTCGACTTTGTCAGGTATCGTAAATCAAATCAAGGAACTCGAGAGTCCTCCGACTTTGCACGTAACGATCGACAGCAGCAAGTGATCAAGCAGATCATTGAGAAATTGGGGGATTTTCAAGGGATTTCCCAATGGGGAAACGTATTGGACATTATCGGTGAAAATGTGAAGTCTGATATTCCTGAATCTGATCTTCAACAATGGGTCTATAATTTCCCGAAAATCAAACCGAATCATATTCGTTCATTACAGTTGGAGTCCAGTTGGAAAAGTCCCTATGTTTACGTGAAAAAAGAGGATTTGCAACAAGCGTTGGCTACTCTGCGTGATGAGGCAGGTGTCAGTTCAGAAAGTCGGCTCAACTTAGAAGCTTTTGGGCTGCTGGATTAA
- a CDS encoding undecaprenyl-diphosphatase, translating into MAVTFSALNPFMRFLSEKAEYFFYLGIIVYWFTRIHKNRQMVVTTLLSACVGFGVGNILSHFFYRDRPFVHHTVNQLIEHSANASFPSNHSIGAFVIATGIWLFRKKDGVIWLVLAGLISFSRIWNGVHYPSDVIAGAFIGVISAFMIYQMVHRWSVSQKCLNASIDLYEKIERNIWKSYKKASKLKN; encoded by the coding sequence ATGGCAGTAACATTCTCTGCATTAAATCCATTTATGCGATTTTTATCAGAAAAAGCAGAGTACTTCTTTTACCTGGGGATTATTGTTTATTGGTTTACTCGCATACATAAGAACAGGCAAATGGTGGTAACAACTCTCTTGTCAGCTTGTGTTGGATTTGGTGTTGGTAATATACTTTCTCACTTTTTTTATAGGGATAGGCCTTTTGTCCATCATACGGTTAACCAATTAATTGAACATTCCGCTAACGCTTCATTTCCGAGTAATCATTCGATTGGGGCCTTTGTAATCGCAACAGGTATATGGTTGTTTCGTAAGAAAGATGGCGTAATTTGGCTTGTATTGGCAGGTTTGATTTCATTTTCCCGAATCTGGAATGGTGTTCATTATCCTTCTGATGTCATCGCGGGAGCATTCATTGGTGTAATTAGCGCGTTTATGATTTATCAAATGGTTCATCGATGGTCTGTATCTCAGAAATGTTTGAACGCTAGCATCGATCTTTATGAAAAAATCGAGAGAAATATTTGGAAAAGTTATAAAAAAGCTTCTAAACTCAAAAATTGA
- a CDS encoding ATP-binding protein, translating to MGIQKRLVGSYLVVIFITVLILEIFLMVYVRYYYLHNVERILMNQAELSASFFQQYFAEEDLEKQSYRLLKGFAHNSDAQVQIINSSGRLLQDSTGLPGGNDMTTYLDVRTALQGQPGTWRGKDPSTQEAILAVSFPLRAHDIIVGEVRFVTSLTETLHTVNRIAVVLICVGLLVIAIVTILGLLLSRTITRSIKDLKQAADQMTEGDFSIRVHKRYQDELGSLADTLNMMAGRILKSEQLKNDFISSVSHELRTPLTSIKGWAITLKSSGNHNEQILKEGFAIIESESDRLSRMVEELLDFSKLDNGRIVIHSAPVHLSELLHHVGRQLAPRAARQGVSLEIQAEENLPTIQVDENRLKQVLINLIDNSLKFTDASGRIFVHAHTALGQVVITVEDTGAGIAEEDLENVLQKFYKVDQHAPGSGLGLSISDEIIKLHHGELRIISEVGKGTKVQIYLPIKEK from the coding sequence GTGGGTATTCAGAAAAGATTAGTAGGAAGTTATCTTGTGGTCATCTTTATCACTGTTCTCATTCTTGAGATTTTTCTCATGGTTTACGTGAGATATTATTATCTTCATAATGTAGAGCGGATTCTGATGAATCAAGCAGAGCTGTCTGCTTCTTTTTTTCAGCAATATTTTGCCGAAGAAGATCTGGAGAAACAATCGTATCGATTATTGAAGGGGTTTGCACATAACTCGGATGCGCAAGTGCAGATTATTAATTCCTCAGGACGACTTTTGCAGGACTCTACCGGACTTCCAGGCGGCAATGACATGACTACGTATTTAGATGTACGAACTGCACTCCAAGGACAACCCGGCACTTGGAGAGGAAAGGACCCTTCCACTCAAGAAGCGATATTAGCGGTATCTTTTCCCTTACGAGCCCATGATATCATCGTGGGAGAAGTCAGATTTGTCACTTCCTTGACTGAAACACTACATACGGTTAATCGTATTGCAGTCGTACTGATCTGTGTGGGTCTGCTTGTTATTGCGATTGTTACCATTCTTGGACTATTGTTGTCTCGGACCATCACGAGATCAATTAAGGATCTTAAACAGGCAGCCGATCAGATGACAGAAGGAGACTTCAGCATAAGAGTACATAAACGATATCAGGATGAACTGGGTTCTCTGGCTGATACGTTAAATATGATGGCAGGTAGAATTTTGAAGAGCGAACAGCTTAAAAACGATTTCATTTCATCCGTGTCCCATGAACTGCGAACGCCGTTAACGTCAATTAAAGGCTGGGCCATAACGCTGAAATCGAGTGGGAATCACAACGAGCAAATCCTTAAAGAAGGATTTGCTATTATTGAATCAGAAAGCGACAGGTTGTCTCGTATGGTGGAAGAACTGTTAGATTTCTCAAAACTGGATAACGGAAGAATTGTCATACACTCAGCACCTGTCCATTTATCAGAATTATTGCATCATGTGGGTAGACAACTTGCTCCAAGAGCTGCTCGGCAAGGAGTCTCACTCGAAATACAAGCAGAGGAGAATCTCCCTACCATTCAAGTAGACGAGAATCGATTGAAGCAAGTACTGATTAATCTAATTGATAATTCGCTCAAATTTACAGATGCCTCTGGTCGAATTTTTGTACACGCTCATACAGCTCTAGGACAAGTCGTTATTACCGTTGAGGACACTGGCGCAGGAATCGCAGAGGAGGATCTAGAGAATGTGCTGCAAAAATTTTACAAAGTAGATCAACATGCACCTGGCAGTGGTCTGGGTCTGTCCATATCAGATGAGATCATTAAGTTACATCATGGAGAATTACGCATAATTAGTGAGGTAGGTAAGGGTACGAAAGTCCAGATCTACTTGCCGATAAAAGAAAAATAA
- a CDS encoding response regulator transcription factor, protein MGVEAIDTANRNQVLIVEDDAHIRRFVSINLINNGFVVSEAAFGGEAIQLFTANRPDVVVLDIMLPDADGFEICQQLREIEPAVIIVFLTARGQDLDKIKGLEIGADDYIVKPFNPLELVARIKAILRRTETALKPQRSVIQSGPIRMDLNSNKVFKHDIFIELTPKEFQLVRTFLEHPDTALSRNELLNLVWGEDYIGDPKTVDVHVRKLREKIEDDGSNPHWIETVWGVGYRFRKDG, encoded by the coding sequence ATGGGGGTGGAAGCTATAGATACCGCTAATCGTAATCAAGTACTTATTGTTGAAGATGATGCACATATTAGACGTTTTGTATCGATTAATTTAATAAATAACGGATTTGTGGTGAGTGAGGCTGCATTTGGAGGAGAAGCGATACAACTCTTCACTGCGAATAGACCCGATGTTGTTGTCCTGGACATTATGCTGCCAGATGCTGATGGATTTGAAATCTGCCAACAGTTAAGAGAGATAGAGCCTGCGGTCATTATCGTCTTTTTAACTGCACGCGGACAAGATCTGGATAAAATCAAAGGACTAGAAATCGGTGCTGATGATTATATTGTCAAACCATTTAATCCGTTAGAGCTTGTAGCACGAATTAAAGCGATATTGCGCCGAACAGAAACTGCTCTAAAACCGCAAAGATCCGTGATTCAATCCGGTCCAATTCGGATGGATCTGAATTCGAATAAAGTGTTCAAACATGACATCTTTATTGAATTAACGCCGAAGGAATTTCAACTAGTTAGAACTTTTCTAGAACATCCCGATACAGCACTGTCCCGGAATGAATTATTAAATCTCGTATGGGGAGAGGATTATATCGGAGATCCTAAAACAGTAGATGTTCATGTGCGAAAGTTACGGGAAAAGATTGAAGATGATGGCTCCAACCCACATTGGATCGAAACGGTATGGGGAGTGGGATACCGCTTCAGGAAGGACGGTTAA
- the eutH gene encoding ethanolamine utilization protein EutH, whose protein sequence is MEINEIIIYLMVFFMVLGALDKSIGSKFGLGQQFEEGIMAMGALTLAMVGIISLSPVLAKLLSPIVVPLYTALGADPSMFATTLLANDMGGFSLALELAQDPQAGLFAGAILGAMLGPTIVFIIPVALGIIRKEDQKFLATGVLAGIVTIPLGCLVGGLVAGFSIGMILSNLVPIILFAVLIVLGLWKIPDGMIKGFTVFGTFIVIVATLGLAAAIVQQLTGITIIPGLAPIGEGIEIVGDIAIVLAGAFTMVFVITKVFNKSLMKMGKMLGMNEVAAAGMVATLANVIPMFNMMKDMDARGKVINVAFAVSAAFVFGDHLGFTAGVAREMIFPMIVGKLVGGITAVFVAVYLSKKMTLEPKEDQ, encoded by the coding sequence ATGGAAATTAATGAAATCATTATTTACTTAATGGTTTTTTTCATGGTTCTCGGTGCGCTAGACAAAAGTATCGGGAGTAAGTTTGGGTTAGGTCAGCAATTTGAAGAAGGTATTATGGCAATGGGAGCTTTAACACTGGCGATGGTAGGGATCATATCACTGTCCCCTGTTTTGGCCAAACTGTTAAGCCCGATTGTCGTACCGCTATATACCGCGCTCGGCGCAGATCCCTCGATGTTTGCGACTACGCTGTTAGCAAATGACATGGGCGGTTTCTCACTCGCTCTTGAACTGGCGCAGGACCCACAGGCGGGCCTGTTTGCCGGAGCTATTTTGGGTGCAATGCTCGGACCGACGATCGTGTTTATCATTCCGGTTGCGCTTGGCATAATCAGAAAGGAAGATCAGAAGTTCTTGGCTACCGGTGTACTGGCTGGTATCGTTACGATTCCGCTTGGCTGCTTGGTAGGGGGGCTTGTTGCCGGTTTCTCCATCGGCATGATTCTATCCAACCTGGTTCCAATCATCCTATTCGCAGTATTAATCGTACTTGGTCTTTGGAAAATTCCTGATGGTATGATTAAGGGTTTCACAGTTTTTGGAACATTCATCGTCATTGTAGCGACATTAGGACTTGCAGCCGCCATTGTTCAGCAGCTGACAGGGATCACAATCATTCCTGGCCTTGCTCCTATTGGAGAAGGTATCGAGATCGTAGGTGATATTGCGATTGTGCTGGCAGGCGCCTTTACGATGGTATTTGTTATTACAAAAGTGTTCAATAAGTCGTTAATGAAAATGGGTAAAATGTTAGGCATGAACGAGGTTGCGGCAGCGGGTATGGTAGCAACGCTCGCCAACGTCATCCCGATGTTTAACATGATGAAGGATATGGATGCCCGGGGCAAAGTTATAAATGTGGCCTTCGCTGTATCAGCTGCATTTGTGTTTGGCGATCACCTTGGCTTTACAGCAGGAGTAGCTAGAGAAATGATTTTCCCGATGATTGTCGGTAAGCTAGTGGGCGGTATTACGGCGGTTTTCGTTGCTGTATATTTATCGAAGAAAATGACATTGGAACCGAAGGAAGATCAGTAG
- a CDS encoding EutN/CcmL family microcompartment protein encodes MIVGEVVGSLWATRKDKKLNGLTFLVIKPNSYGNPVQHDYFVAADNAGAGIGDTVLVTRGGAARKSLAAADVPVDAVIVGIVDSLELAHR; translated from the coding sequence ATGATTGTAGGAGAAGTTGTGGGCAGTTTATGGGCTACCCGAAAAGATAAGAAGCTGAATGGACTGACTTTCCTTGTAATCAAGCCAAATTCCTATGGTAATCCGGTTCAGCACGATTATTTCGTAGCAGCAGATAATGCGGGCGCAGGCATCGGCGACACCGTGCTAGTTACGAGAGGAGGCGCTGCTAGAAAATCGCTAGCTGCCGCAGACGTGCCAGTTGATGCGGTCATCGTAGGCATCGTCGATTCGCTGGAGCTTGCTCATAGATGA
- a CDS encoding ethanolamine utilization protein, translating into MDIQALDRTALIEAVAAEVLKRLQQAQTTEPIAISKKAILLSTEPVPVLERILNPYYEVRYYDESVRDCDLLIIPKMCIGLLSYLANGISASARERFVLTMLLKGKRVVVLEEGLLYRKYKQTSPVMLYKLYDGSANKLQSYGIKIARESDLLSACLEDERLAENQEEVHSEDARVDINPQSEILTSKVITEADVKKYRLQNVKEIVVGRHSIITPLAQDYLHTHQMRVRRR; encoded by the coding sequence ATGGACATTCAAGCTCTGGATCGGACAGCACTCATTGAAGCGGTAGCGGCCGAAGTGTTAAAGAGGCTGCAGCAGGCACAGACGACCGAGCCGATTGCGATCAGTAAAAAAGCGATCCTTCTGTCTACAGAGCCTGTTCCTGTGCTGGAGAGAATTCTGAATCCATACTACGAGGTGCGCTATTACGACGAATCGGTCAGAGATTGCGATCTGCTAATTATTCCGAAGATGTGCATTGGGCTGCTGTCTTATTTAGCTAATGGCATAAGCGCAAGTGCACGTGAACGTTTTGTACTGACTATGCTGCTAAAAGGGAAAAGGGTTGTTGTTCTGGAGGAAGGGCTGCTTTACAGGAAATATAAGCAAACATCTCCTGTTATGCTGTACAAGCTGTATGACGGCTCTGCAAATAAACTCCAAAGCTATGGTATTAAGATAGCACGGGAATCGGACCTGCTGAGTGCTTGTCTGGAAGATGAACGACTGGCAGAGAATCAAGAAGAAGTACACAGCGAGGATGCCCGTGTTGACATAAATCCCCAATCGGAAATATTAACAAGCAAAGTTATTACCGAAGCTGATGTGAAAAAATACCGTCTTCAAAACGTGAAAGAGATCGTAGTTGGCCGGCACAGTATAATTACACCGCTGGCGCAGGACTATTTGCATACGCATCAGATGCGTGTACGCAGAAGGTAA
- the eutD gene encoding ethanolamine utilization phosphate acetyltransferase EutD, which yields MNNQLVEDIVKEVIKRVQEQTFIEIEASGKHVHLNREAIDELFGKGYQLTKARDLSQPGQYACKERVTLIGPKGALYNVVVLGPERKESQVEVSHTDAVVLGLSVPVRESGKLEDTPGIIIASGSNIIRLHQGLIAAQRHIHVKAEEAEKYNVKNGEIVQVKVYGKRPLIFDDVLIRVSSNYETYMHIDYDEANACGFTKGTKGQILKKGN from the coding sequence GTGAATAATCAACTGGTAGAAGATATTGTGAAAGAAGTAATCAAGAGAGTACAGGAACAAACCTTTATCGAAATCGAAGCATCAGGCAAGCATGTTCATTTGAACCGGGAAGCGATAGATGAGCTTTTCGGAAAAGGCTATCAATTGACGAAAGCACGCGACCTGTCCCAACCTGGACAATATGCTTGCAAAGAGCGTGTTACGCTAATTGGACCTAAAGGCGCTTTGTACAATGTCGTTGTGCTCGGTCCGGAACGTAAAGAATCACAGGTAGAAGTATCGCATACGGATGCTGTCGTATTGGGCCTGTCTGTTCCCGTTAGAGAAAGCGGGAAATTAGAAGACACCCCGGGCATTATAATCGCTTCAGGCAGCAATATAATTAGACTCCACCAAGGTTTAATTGCAGCTCAGCGTCATATTCACGTGAAAGCGGAAGAAGCCGAGAAATACAACGTGAAAAACGGCGAAATCGTACAGGTTAAAGTGTATGGCAAACGTCCTCTCATATTTGACGACGTGCTGATACGAGTGAGTTCCAACTACGAAACATATATGCATATTGACTACGACGAAGCGAATGCATGCGGATTCACGAAAGGCACGAAGGGTCAGATTTTGAAGAAAGGCAACTAG
- a CDS encoding cobalamin adenosyltransferase, with product MAVITESELRKHFRNQNLQDVAVYEAEVGTILTPSAKSFLTDHQIELRYVGATETEASTPKKEVRLQITKKLDSLQNPAEGKKRFRTLYGGFLETKPEHMTHLYGNMLVFKDHPRIVFRGKLDSLETKILESQISCFKLNMTKLVDDLEKILLFVRQIVRCEVLSESIDEFHLLGMSAKELREQSHFPKKYFGLEHFQPSYDMGEAVVVINALRTLTRETELQAYQAFKNEHGSVEREDIIRTLNRLSSLFWIMMFRIRVGQYD from the coding sequence ATGGCTGTTATTACAGAAAGCGAACTGCGCAAGCACTTTCGAAATCAGAATTTGCAAGATGTTGCCGTATACGAGGCTGAAGTTGGAACGATTTTAACACCTTCCGCCAAAAGTTTTTTGACAGATCATCAGATTGAACTTCGTTATGTCGGAGCCACTGAGACCGAAGCCTCGACACCCAAGAAGGAAGTCAGGCTGCAAATTACTAAAAAACTGGACAGTCTGCAAAACCCGGCAGAAGGAAAAAAACGTTTTCGTACGCTGTATGGCGGTTTTTTGGAAACAAAGCCAGAGCACATGACTCATCTGTATGGAAATATGCTTGTATTTAAAGATCATCCTCGGATCGTATTCCGTGGCAAGTTAGATTCGTTGGAAACGAAAATTCTGGAATCCCAAATTAGCTGCTTCAAGCTTAACATGACCAAGCTGGTCGATGATTTGGAAAAAATCTTACTATTTGTACGGCAAATTGTGCGATGTGAAGTACTTAGTGAAAGTATAGATGAGTTTCATTTACTTGGGATGTCAGCCAAGGAATTGCGTGAACAGTCCCATTTTCCCAAGAAATACTTTGGATTAGAACATTTCCAACCCAGCTATGATATGGGCGAAGCGGTTGTTGTCATAAATGCGTTGCGCACATTGACGAGGGAGACGGAACTGCAGGCTTACCAGGCTTTCAAAAACGAACACGGGTCCGTTGAGCGCGAAGATATCATCCGGACATTGAACCGGCTGTCTTCGTTATTCTGGATCATGATGTTCCGAATTCGCGTAGGACAGTACGACTGA